The region CCGATTTGCCGCAGACCGTCCATCAAGGCCTCCGATTGGTCCGAATCTCCATGGACAATGAAAATATGCTTCAGTCGATTTCTGTCCATCTGCTTGACGTAGTTCAGTAAATCACGCCGGTCCGCATGAGCGCTGAAGCTGTTCATCACCTCCACGTGGCTCCGAAGTTCATACTCTTCACCAAAGATTTTAACCACCTTTTCACGCTCAACAATCTTTCGGCCCAGCGTATTTTCAGCCATATATCCGACAATCAAAATCGTGTTCCGGGGGTCCTCAATATTATTTTTTAGATGATGTAAAATCCTTCCGGCTTCGCACATTCCTGAAGCGGAAATAATCATGCAGGAGCCCTGGCAGTCATTGAGCTTTTTTGATTCTTCCACGTCCCGAATGTACCGCAGGCGGCTGAATCCGAATGGATCTTCGTGGCGCTGAAGAAATTCCTCCTTCATTTCTTCATCGTAGCACTCCGGGTGCAGACGAAAAACCTCCGTTGCATTCACGGACAGGGGGCTGTCCACATAAATGGGGATGTCCGGAATCTTGCGTTCATCGATTAACAGATGCAGATTGTACACCAGCTCCTGCGTGCGCCCCACAGAAAAGGCCGGCACAATAATTTTCCCGCCGCGTTGAATCGTTTCCATGATGACCTTGGCCAGTTTATCCTTCACGTCCTGAATGGGATCGTGATACCGGCCGCCGTAGGTACTCTCAATCACCAGATAATCCGCTTCTTTCACCTGAACGGGATCCCGAAGAATGGGCAGATGCTTCCGGCCCAGATCACCGGAAAACAGGATGCGGCGCTTTTTTCCGTTTTCTTCCACATCGACAAGCACTTGCGCTGAACCCAGAATATGGCCGGCATCCACAAATCGGGCCTGAATGGCCGAATTAATGAGAAACGGCCGATTGTACCCCCAGGCCACGAAATATTCCAGCGATTTCCGGGCATCGTCCATGGTGTAAATCGGCTCCACCGGAGGCAGACCCTTCTTTTTATGTTTCTTATTCACATATTCCACATCTTTTTCCTGAATATGCGCAGAGTCGCGCAGCATGACCGCACACAGATCGCGTGTGGCAAACGTGGTGAAAATATTATTTTCAAATCCGGATTTTACAAGATTGGGAATGTTTCCGCTGTGGTCGATGTGAGCATGGGTCAAAATCATATTTTGAATCGAATCCGCCGCAAAAGGTAAATTTCGATTGATTTTTTCAGCTTCTTTCCGATGACCCTGATACAGCCCGCAATCCACTAAAAGCGTTTCTCCGTTTGCATGAAGCAGGTGTTGTGAACCGGTAACCGTACGAACCGCTCCCATAAACTGTAATTCCATCCATCACTCCTTCTTTAAACGTGTAACCATTTGAGATAAACGATCATTTGTCCGTATGTTAAAAACAGGCCGACCAAACCGCCCCAAATCACTTGTGCGGGCGTATGGGCTTTCAAGAAAATTCGAGACCAGCCGATTAAAATGAGGAAAAGATAAAACGGCGCTATAAACCAGCCAAATGCAAAGGTCAGAATAATCAGCGGCCCGGCGGTGCCCGCCATGTGGGCACTGATTTTCCAGAAAAGATTGATCATAAACGTAACAAGGGTGTTTCCTACCAAGGCCAACACCGCTGCCAGCAAAAAAGGCGACGCCTTAAAAACATAAAGCAGATCGAATGTCAGGAGCAAAAGGACCATGCTTAACACATACGTCCCATGCCTTTGGGATCGAAGCGGAATATGCTTATGCGTAATCGCCCCTTTTTTCTGCAGCCATTTAACATACAAAATGGGAATCACTGCTGTAAAAAGGGTGCCTGTTGTTCCCCACAAAAAAACGGTCCAGGCGGAGTGTCCGAATTTCACGGAAAGACTCCAAAACATAAGAACAGACCAGGTAGGCGGAATAAAAATATTTGAAAGAAGCACGGCCATTTTTGAGCCGGGCGTCTGTTGAGCTACCATATCATTTCCAGTACTCCAGGTCCTGTCACGATTACGGTCCATTTGCATCGGTCATTTTCATAAACAGCGAATGGAATCGGCCATCCGAAAGCCATTCTTTTTGCCTGCAATGTTTAAAAGTAAATCATAAAATATGATAGAATCAAGGAGTTTTTTATTGATTTTGGCATTTTGATTTCGTATTGTATTTTGACATGAGTATGATTTTTATTCTTTAATTGGACGGAATGATTGATTGGAATGACCCCAAGAAGCAGATTAAATCTGAATCCGTTACTCACGTTACACAAAAGGTCGTCACATGAATTCTATTATCGATTTACGCAGTGATACGGTTACGCAGCCTACCCCGGACATGCGGGACGCTATGGCAACAGCCCCCGTCGGGGATGATGTTTTCGGGGAAGACCCAACGGTCAATCTCCTGCAGGAAACGGTTGCGCGCCTGTTTGCCAAAGAGGCCGGTTTGTTTGTAGCCAGCGGCACCATGGGAAATCAGGTCGCTCTGAATGCTCACACCCAACCCGGCGACGAAGTAATCTGCGAGTACAATGCCCATATTTTTAATTACGAAGGAGGGGCACCGGCCCTGCTTTCGGGGGTACAGCTTCATCCTATTCCCGGCACACGGGGGGTTATCACGGCGGCTCAAATTGAAGCCGTTATCCGCCCGGACGATCACCACTTTCCGCACAGCCAGGTGATTGCCATTGAAAATACGCACAATCGGGCCGGGGGAACTCTGTTTCCGATTGATGAAATGAAAAGAATCTACACGTTGGCCCAAAATCGCAATCTAAAGGTCCATCTGGACGGCGCCAGAATCTGGAATGCCTCTGTCGCAACCGGTATTCCTCTGTCGGAATACGCCCGGTATGCTGATTCCATTAATGTCTGTTTTTCCAAGGGATTAGGTGCACCCGTGGGATCGATGATTCTCGGTTCAAAGGACTTTATTACCCGGGCTCACCGCTACAGAAAATTGTATGGCGGCGGCATGCGTCAGGCGGGAATTCTGGCCGCCGGAGCCCTCTACGCGGTGGAGCACAACGTCAAGCGCCTGGCTGAAGACCACCGCCGTGCCAGAATGCTGGCAACCGCTCTGTCGGATCTGGAAGGAATCCAAATCGATCTGGATGCTGTGCAAACCAATATTGTGATTTTTGAAGTCGTTTCCCAGGTGATACGTGCCGGGGACTTTGTAAACCGGTGCAGGGAGGCCGGCGTGTTGATGATACCCTTCGGGGGTAACAAAGTGCGGCTGGTTACGCACCTCCACATTTCGGATGATGACGTGGCCCGTGCCATTACCATTTTTCGTGACATAATGAGTTCACACAAATAGCGGCGTCATGTGCAAGGAATACCAACTTAATTCTAAAAAAATCGATTTGCGAAAAGGTGTGAAAGTCGTGGAAAAAGGCTCTTTTAAGACAGATTCCACACTCGTTTGGATACGGGATTTCCCGGAAGGGCAGCATCTTTTTCTACGGCAGAAATTTCTTGCATTTCCGGAAGAAATTAATATATTTAACATCGCTTCGTACCACCCGGGAAAAAAGGAGATTGTGACGATTGCATACCATAATTATCGGTGCAGGTCAGGTTGGCTCCCATCTGGCCAAAATACTCTCATCTGAAAATCACGATGTGGTGGTTATTGATCCCAATCCGACCACCTGCGACTGGATTCGGGAGCACATGGATGTTCAGGTCATTCAGGGATATGGCACAGACATTCATCTGCTCAAACAAGCCAAAATCGATCAGACAAACATGCTTTTGGCGGTCTCCAATTCCGATGAAGTCAATCTCGTTGCCTGCGAAATGGCTCATATTTATGGCGTTCCCAACAAGATCGCGCGGGTTCGCAATTCTCATTTTTATGTAGATCCCCCCCGGCTCAGCCTGAATGAATTCCATGTGGATATTGCCATTCATCCCGAAGAAGAAACGGCTCAGGAGGTTGTGCGTCTCATTAAACGGTCCACCGCATCTGAGGTGTATGATTTTGCGGGCGGGCACATTCAATTGGTTGGCATTCGTCTGGATATGCAGTCGCCTCTCGTTGGAAAAAACCTTATTCAGATTACGCAGGAAAATCCTGATCTCTCGTTTCGCGTAACGGCCATTTTTCGAAATAACAAAACGATTATTCCCACAGGAAGGGATTACCTGTTGCGGCGGGACGAGGTTTTTTTCATCGCAAAAACGGATGAAATCTCAAAAATCGTCGCCCTGGCCGGAAAATCGGAAGCCAGGGTCGAAAAGGTGATGATTCTTGGGGGCGGAAAAATCGGGCGCTCCACGGCAAAATTTCTGGAGAAGGAAAAGGCCATTGAAATTAAATTGATTGAATCCAATCCCGAAAAAACTCATTACGTGGCCGAGCAGCTGGATCGGTCGTTGGTAATTCAGGGTGATGGCCGGGACATCGATTTACTGGGCTCCGAGGGCATCGTTGAAATGGACGCCTTCATCGCCCTTACGGACGATGAAGAAACCAATCTGATCACCGCGCTGCTGGCCAAGCACCTGGGCGTTAAGCGAACCATCGTTCTGCTGAATCAGGAAAACTACCTTCCCATCATGGCGCCTATCGGAATCGATGCTGCAGTCAACACCAATCTCATTACATCCAATGTGATTCTGCGGTTCATTCGGCAGGGCGATGTTGTTTCGGTGACCAGTATTCCCGGTTTGGACGCCGAGGTGCTGGAGTTCGTGGCTCACAAATCCTCCAGGATTATCGGATCGCCCCTGAAAAAGGTCAAAATTCCGGAGGGGTCCATTGTCGGGGCTATCATCCGGGGCGATGAGATTATCATCCCCACGGGCGACACGATTATCGAACCCGAGGATAAGGTCATTGTGTTTGCACTTCCCGAAGCCATTTCCGCGGTGGAGAAAATGTTCCAATAAATTCAATTCCGGCCCCTGAAAGGAACACACCTGTGGATTCACTCTTGACCCTTTCTCACGTAAAAAAGTATTTCCGTCTCGAAAATCATCCCTATTTTCCCGGGGAAAAAGCCGTCCTTCGGGCGGTGGACGACGTGTCGTTAACGGTGCATCAGGGGACGGTTGCGGGTCTGGTGGGCGAATCGGGAAGTGGAAAATCTACTCTGGCCAAATTAATCGTGCGGTTTTATCTCCCGGATTCGGGGACGATTCTTTACAAAAACAGGTCTGTTTTGTCCGTCACACCCAAAGACCAGCGTTTTCTGCGGCGCGACATACAAATGATCTTTCAAAATCCGTATTTATCATTTAATCCCCGTCTAAAAATAAAATCGGCCCTGGGAGAGGTTCTTAAAACACATTTTTCAATGTCCTCTGCCGAAAGAGACCGGCGCATGGTGGAGCTGCTCCGGCAGGTGAATTTGCCGGAAGAGTCCCTTCAAAAATATCCCTCGCAATTTTCCGGGGGACAGCAACAGCGCCTGGCCATTGCACGCGCCCTGGCGGTAAATCCCAATTTTCTTGTGGCTGACGAACCGGTTTCTTCTCTGGATGTGAGCAATCAAATCCAGCTGCTCCATCTGCTGAAAACACTTCAACAGGAAAACGGGCTGACCCTTTTGATGATCAGCCACGATCTTCGGGTTATTCATCAAATTGCCCAGATTGTTTTCGTCATGTACGCCGGCAAGATCTTGGAAAGGGCCTCCGCTCACCGCTTTTTCACCCTGCCGGCCCATCCGTATTCACAGGCCCTGCTGGCGGCGACCCCCAAATTAACGGAAAGCCCCTCGCCAACACGCCTTCACGTTGCCGGAGATCCTCCGGATTTAACCCGTCCGCTCCCGGCTTGTCCGTTTGCTCCCAGATGCCCGCAGGCAAAGGATGTCTGTTTTTCCCGGGTACCGCCCTGGCAGAAGCTGGTTTCCGACCACCAGGTGTGGTGCCACTTTCCGATTACGTAGTCTCTGAACAGCAAGAAAGAGCCGCAGAGAGAATTCGTTTTTTGGTTTTTTCCCTGTGGTTCTCTGAGCTTCCCTGTGTCGCTCTGTGTAACCCTATTTTCGAAACAACAACTGACATTGAAACAGGGTTTTGTTTGATTGAAGAAGCTGAAACCCCTGTCCGGCCGCCAATTGAGAAAATGTACGAATTGAATCGTAACGAAGACGATTGCCGCTGAGATTGCGAAGCAGATTGAGCACATTGGGCTGTGAAATGGTGATGGCCAGCCAGCCGCCCTTGCCGAGAATGCGGGAGAGCTCCGATAAAAAGTTTCCGGGCGCCGAAATGTATTCTGCCAGTCCAATGGCCGTTATCCCCGCAAATACCCCGTCCCGGAAGGGCAGTTCCGCTGCTTCTGCCTGAACCAGCGGAACAGGCCTTTTTGCCTTCAGCAGCCGAAGCATTGAAAACGAAAAATCACAGCCTACGGGAGAAAGGGTCGGAGGATAGATTTTAAGCGAATCGCCGCTTCCTGTTGCCAGATCGAGATATTTTTCTTTCGGATGGAATTCGGCGGCCAGCCACTTTTTAAACGGGCGAATTTCAGCCTCGTAGATCCGGCGGTACACAAAAAACGACCGTAATCCCCGGTAAAGAAGAGCCTTCACATTCCAGATTAACCGATTCAGGGGACGCTTCATTTTAGTGTAGATGTTTTGTGTAAGGGAGTGCATTGTAAAAGGGGGCCAGGGCGGCAATCAGCGCCGTTCGGAAGGAATCTGCCCGACTGAGAAAATTCAGCGTAAAAATTCCAAAGGCCCCCTGATTGTCGCGCACGTTCCGGGCGCCGGAAAACTCATCGATGATTTGCCCCAGTTCCAGGTGATCCACATAAACAGCCCGGGCCAGAGCCTCCGGCACAGGGGCACAATAGCTGGCACCAAAACTTCCGATTGTGCCGTTTGTCACAAAAGCCCAGCCCTGCAGAAAGGTTTGGACGGGCTCACCCTCTCCCGCGGCCTGACGAAAAAAACCGCCTTCCAGGCCCACGTAAAAATCGGCCTCAATTCCCAATTCTTGGAGATTGCGTGCCCGGTTTTTGGCTCCCCGCATCAGTTCCTCCAGAGAGGTTGGCATGTCGGGAACATCGCTCGAAACAGAATGGGTTTCCAGCCGAAGCGCCATCTCTTTGCCTATCAGAAAGGGGCTCACCTGTTCAAAGGCCTCTTTTGCTGCGCGAACCTTTGCCGGACGGGTGGAACCCACGGCCACACGCAATTCATCCATTGGAGGCCTCGTTACGGCACTTTTGTTCGAAGGACACTTGTAAACTCATGAAGCTCACGCAGGGCCTGGGGGTCGTTCTGAAGTTTTAATTCGCACAACACCAGTTTATCGAGAGCATACAGATAATCATCCGCGTCAGCCTTACTCAGGGAGTGATGCTTTTGGTACGCGGCAATGAGTTTTCTAAAGGATTGGGCGGCATTCAAATAGGCTTTTTCCTGCAAAAAAGCGTCTCCCAGCCAGCGGTATGTTCGGAACCGCGTGGAATCGACCCGGAGCGACTGCCGAAAAATGGTGATCGCCCTGTCCCGCTTCCCCAATTTCAGGTAACAATAGCCCAGCCGGGTTAGTACTTTCGACGACCGGGGATTGTAAGAGACAACCCTTTCGTAGAGTTTGGCCGCTTTTTTCC is a window of Calditrichota bacterium DNA encoding:
- the ltaE gene encoding low-specificity L-threonine aldolase codes for the protein MIDLRSDTVTQPTPDMRDAMATAPVGDDVFGEDPTVNLLQETVARLFAKEAGLFVASGTMGNQVALNAHTQPGDEVICEYNAHIFNYEGGAPALLSGVQLHPIPGTRGVITAAQIEAVIRPDDHHFPHSQVIAIENTHNRAGGTLFPIDEMKRIYTLAQNRNLKVHLDGARIWNASVATGIPLSEYARYADSINVCFSKGLGAPVGSMILGSKDFITRAHRYRKLYGGGMRQAGILAAGALYAVEHNVKRLAEDHRRARMLATALSDLEGIQIDLDAVQTNIVIFEVVSQVIRAGDFVNRCREAGVLMIPFGGNKVRLVTHLHISDDDVARAITIFRDIMSSHK
- a CDS encoding tetratricopeptide repeat protein, whose amino-acid sequence is MRNRILVVIVSTILIVLLYVLIPSLKNTRNQSRGDVAFQSEKWKKAAKLYERVVSYNPRSSKVLTRLGYCYLKLGKRDRAITIFRQSLRVDSTRFRTYRWLGDAFLQEKAYLNAAQSFRKLIAAYQKHHSLSKADADDYLYALDKLVLCELKLQNDPQALRELHEFTSVLRTKVP
- a CDS encoding DUF84 family protein, coding for MDELRVAVGSTRPAKVRAAKEAFEQVSPFLIGKEMALRLETHSVSSDVPDMPTSLEELMRGAKNRARNLQELGIEADFYVGLEGGFFRQAAGEGEPVQTFLQGWAFVTNGTIGSFGASYCAPVPEALARAVYVDHLELGQIIDEFSGARNVRDNQGAFGIFTLNFLSRADSFRTALIAALAPFYNALPYTKHLH
- a CDS encoding ABC transporter ATP-binding protein, with the protein product MDSLLTLSHVKKYFRLENHPYFPGEKAVLRAVDDVSLTVHQGTVAGLVGESGSGKSTLAKLIVRFYLPDSGTILYKNRSVLSVTPKDQRFLRRDIQMIFQNPYLSFNPRLKIKSALGEVLKTHFSMSSAERDRRMVELLRQVNLPEESLQKYPSQFSGGQQQRLAIARALAVNPNFLVADEPVSSLDVSNQIQLLHLLKTLQQENGLTLLMISHDLRVIHQIAQIVFVMYAGKILERASAHRFFTLPAHPYSQALLAATPKLTESPSPTRLHVAGDPPDLTRPLPACPFAPRCPQAKDVCFSRVPPWQKLVSDHQVWCHFPIT
- a CDS encoding methyltransferase domain-containing protein, whose protein sequence is MKRPLNRLIWNVKALLYRGLRSFFVYRRIYEAEIRPFKKWLAAEFHPKEKYLDLATGSGDSLKIYPPTLSPVGCDFSFSMLRLLKAKRPVPLVQAEAAELPFRDGVFAGITAIGLAEYISAPGNFLSELSRILGKGGWLAITISQPNVLNLLRNLSGNRLRYDSIRTFSQLAAGQGFQLLQSNKTLFQCQLLFRK
- the trkA gene encoding Trk system potassium transporter TrkA, whose amino-acid sequence is MHTIIIGAGQVGSHLAKILSSENHDVVVIDPNPTTCDWIREHMDVQVIQGYGTDIHLLKQAKIDQTNMLLAVSNSDEVNLVACEMAHIYGVPNKIARVRNSHFYVDPPRLSLNEFHVDIAIHPEEETAQEVVRLIKRSTASEVYDFAGGHIQLVGIRLDMQSPLVGKNLIQITQENPDLSFRVTAIFRNNKTIIPTGRDYLLRRDEVFFIAKTDEISKIVALAGKSEARVEKVMILGGGKIGRSTAKFLEKEKAIEIKLIESNPEKTHYVAEQLDRSLVIQGDGRDIDLLGSEGIVEMDAFIALTDDEETNLITALLAKHLGVKRTIVLLNQENYLPIMAPIGIDAAVNTNLITSNVILRFIRQGDVVSVTSIPGLDAEVLEFVAHKSSRIIGSPLKKVKIPEGSIVGAIIRGDEIIIPTGDTIIEPEDKVIVFALPEAISAVEKMFQ
- a CDS encoding MBL fold metallo-hydrolase — its product is MELQFMGAVRTVTGSQHLLHANGETLLVDCGLYQGHRKEAEKINRNLPFAADSIQNMILTHAHIDHSGNIPNLVKSGFENNIFTTFATRDLCAVMLRDSAHIQEKDVEYVNKKHKKKGLPPVEPIYTMDDARKSLEYFVAWGYNRPFLINSAIQARFVDAGHILGSAQVLVDVEENGKKRRILFSGDLGRKHLPILRDPVQVKEADYLVIESTYGGRYHDPIQDVKDKLAKVIMETIQRGGKIIVPAFSVGRTQELVYNLHLLIDERKIPDIPIYVDSPLSVNATEVFRLHPECYDEEMKEEFLQRHEDPFGFSRLRYIRDVEESKKLNDCQGSCMIISASGMCEAGRILHHLKNNIEDPRNTILIVGYMAENTLGRKIVEREKVVKIFGEEYELRSHVEVMNSFSAHADRRDLLNYVKQMDRNRLKHIFIVHGDSDQSEALMDGLRQIGFPNATIPVLGEKYHLDE